AAAGGTTTTCAGGAAACTGTTGAGCTGagtttattttcattgaaaacatTTCTATCTCTGGATATTGAATGGGAAAATCGTGGAATGTAAATTTAAAACAGATGCTGAACTGAGCACACCTCACCCTGAGCACAAATAAAATCTTGTTCAGCTCACTGTCTGGCAGCATGTCTGCAAAATTTTTCTTTGCATTACTATGTTGGCTGCAATGAGAACAGCAGACCGTCATCaagcaaacatttgctgctaCTGTTTGGGTACAAAGGTGTATTTCATTTGGAGAGCGTCTACAAATTTTACATCTCCCACAAAAAGATATATTTACTTATATAGAAGAAATATTGACACAGATTAAAATGGCTCAAGTACAGAGCCAGTTAAAGCCTCTCCCTCATCCCTTCCTCAAATTACAGAGGAAGCAGTTAAGATAGTATTGTGAAATGAATTCATACGTAACTGGGAAAGTTACATAAGGGCATTTTAGTGTAGGGCTGGCTGTGCAAGCTCCAGCAGACAGGCAAGAACCTGGTACAAGCACTCAGAGAGTCATGTTACAAAGTTagaaaggggagagaaaagaaacacatttcagagcACTCGGGGTCCAGGTGAGAGTTTGGGAGGGACTGTGTTTGGATTCAGATGTTGGAGAGTATTTAAGCTGGGAAGAACCAGAAATCATGAGGACAGGAAGCGAACACAAGGAGAAGATGATGACAGAGTGACGGGAAATTATATGCAGCGATTGTGGGCTGGACAATCTAGCAGGAGATTTGCATTGCTGAAATTTTTTGTGTACGGAAGCCAATCAAGTGTGGAAGTCTGACAAAGGACCAACAGCcagctgagacaggaagtgcagaagACGGGATCTCAGGGACAACCACTGTAGTAGTTTTGCTTGATCCATTCTACAGGAAAGATTTGGCCTCGGATTTTTGAGTTCCTCAAGTAAACTTTTCACAGTCTCAGCCAtgtcaaaggaagaaaaaatgtctTACACCGAAGCCATTGAAAAGGCTGGCACCTTATTAACTCGCTTCCCCCTCATCCCAGTAAGAGGAATTCCTCTAATGAACTACATCGCCCAGAACTGGGACAACATCTGGGCTTTTCGTCCTGACCCTTCAGACCTCCTCATCGCCACCTACCCCAAAGCAGGTAAAGGCAGCTGCAAACTCTGCTTATATATAGTAGATCTCTATGTGGGCAAGCAGTTTTGGACAGGAAATGTTATTCATATTTGTAATGAAGCTCTGTTAGCGTTAGCACAGTTGGCACCCATGTTGAAAGGTAACCAAGTACATTTGAGCCACTTTATAatgctactttatatttctattCAGTGATATATCAGAGGATTCAACACCCAACAGTATATAAAAAACTTCATATTCatcctacacaaacacaaaagggaaATACTGCTAACACATCATGCAATATTAgtaatatttacagtatgtaatagtaaaacacatgattgtcatgattgtttttttctggactATGAATGTCTTTGCTTGTActacttctgtactttttaaACACTTATCTGAGAATACTCTGATAACTCTGTTATGTTTAGCTCAACTTACTTTAATGGATCAGAATTCCTCATCCATCATGAAAATAAGGCCAGTATAACAGAATACTGAGTATACAAAGATAacaaaacagatggagaaacacagaaaatggaaaaaatacacaaacaaaattgatttaaaaaaaatatacaggtTTAAATCCAACCTGAGGTGCAGAAACCCATAAAATGCAGAGTAAAGCACATAAGTACAGCAATAATAAGCAGAAATGAGTATATATGAAtagaaataagaataagaatagaTATactcaacaaaaatataacacgTTTCTGAGCACACTAAAGGCTAATTTATCTTCAATTCTGAACACAAATTTGCACTTCTCCTTTGTCAAGAGAACCCACGCGCCTCGCAGGTGAGGCCAGATGTTGTTTACAGCGTGATTATTGCACAGGTATGCCTTAGGCTGGCCACAATAAAAGGCCACTCTAAAATATGACCAGGTTTATCACACATCACAATGTCGCAGATATCACCTGGACAACTTCTGTGTAAACTCACTTCAgtgttaatttgtgttttgcGGATTTGAGGGACCACATGGACACAGGAGATAATTGACCTGCTTCTTCACAACGGAGATGCTGAGGCCTGCAAACGAGCCCCCACACCTGTCCGCAGTCCTTTTCTTGAGATCACCTCCCCACCACCCATCCCCTCAGGTGTGTATGGAtgactctgcctctgattggctaacCTTGGTTCCCTCAGTACCAGACTGTAAagactgctgtctctgctggtgaggggaaaaaaaataaaatctcaaatcaTGGCCAAAAGTcaatgatttgaaaaaaaagatctgaaattGAAAATAGAGTcttatttttttggtttcagatcttttgttcactttcagaTCTGATTTCTTCAGTTTCAGACTTGATATTTGTGCAGTTCCACAGCCAcactttaacatttaatgtttcCTACTTCCACATGCAACtgtgaacacagcaaagtaTTTGCTAGCAATGGCATCTGCGCCACAAGGACAATAGGCGGGTTGAAATGTTTGTGCGGATGAAATGTAGGCTATTTTTTTGAATATACTGTGAGGAATTATCCCAAATGATATAATTCagccccgcgaccctgacggataagcggtatagaaaatggatggatggatggatataattcagaaaattgtatttaaactgaaaaaactttTCCTACACGTATTTTTAAGTACAATGTACTTAcagtttaacatgttttttcaaattaatgaaacttttgacCCTGTTTTGGCTCCATACTGGCAGGCCTATCATAAATGAAACCTGCATTGAAGAAGACTGGGCCAAGTCGAGCATATACTGTAGCTGCCTTgaaaaaaattgtcattttgtcatGGTATAAGCACACCATTAGAGGGGGACTTACatcacataaatgtaaaatggaaCTTAATATAGTGTGTTTCCACTTTTTCTTAGGTGCCTATACATTTTGCTGAACTTATGTTTCAGGTCTTGATCTTCTGAAGACTATGGATCCACCTAGACTTATAAAGACACATCTTCCTATTCAGCTGGTGCCTCCTGGATTTTGGGAAAACAAGTGCAAGGTAAGACTTGATCTGTCAAATACAGGCAAGAGCTAAATCTACTGCCATATTTACTCAAAGGTTAACAATAAATGCAAAGGCTCATGATACAGTGCACGTAAATGGGATGAAAAGAGAACAATACAATACTGTACAACTGGCTTATTAGGTTACACATCCTCTATTGTTGCAATCTAAACCCTTTTTTATGTCCCACGTGATCATGGGTAAAGACTATCTACGTGGCACGCAATGCCAAAGACAACCTGGTGAGCTACTTCTACTTTGATTGTATGAATAAGACTCAGCCGGAGCCAGGGCCCTGGGATGGCTACATCGACAAGTTCATGCGAGGAGAGTGTAAGTAGAATAAATCACATTCCTGGGTGTCACCTTATCTTGAATCTGAACTGGTTATTCCTATTTTCACAAAGCCTGTAACAAGATGCTACATTTACCCACCCCACCAGCCCAAGGTTCTTcaagtgtgtttaaaaaaattaaacaaaagttGGTGGTGATGGAAATTcatgattttaattatttttttggttgAGATTTTGGGACAAGCCTGTtgacagcctttttttttgcaaatagtCATGTTCTGAAGAAATGTTATGTTAATATCTACTACAGCCATTTCCTGTTGATTGTGTCTAAATTGTATCTAATAGCTTTATTAATGGTAATAAATCATTTGTTAATGCTTTATGGATCAGCTATAAGAGATTAACAAGAACATCTTTTGGGTTGCCAGATTGTAAAATATAAGAAGTTGTGAAGTAACCTGATGTGTTAATTTGGGTATTTAAAATTGTTTGGTAGCCAGAAACGTGACTCCAAATGATTGCTAATAttgcagcttgtttctgctgcccccatgtGGGCAAAAGGCAGTCAGTGATTGCAGATTTGAGATTTTTAGATACTGATAGCCAGGTCCTAGATATGTATGCATATCACTTAATAATAATCCATCAGTTCTCCAAATGGTAATAAGTTATTACAGAAAGGTCATAGGTTTCTCTCTTAAAAATCAGCCAATAACAAAAAGGTTTTGAAACATCTGCAGTTTTGTGTTGATACAAAGTCATTCATAAGGCTGGCATTAAATCATCAAGTCATATTGTCAAATTGTTGATAAATGGATTTGGGTCCAGATTCCACACAGCCCTGTTCCTGAGGTTAAGTGAACACTTAACCAATTAACCAACTGATCTAACCAATCAGACTTGAAATAACTGTGCTGATATAAACCTTTATCTGGACTGAGAGCAACATTTCCATACAAGACGCTCATGAATTTGGTTTCTACAGTGTCATGGGGCTCCTGGTATGACCATGTGAAAGGTTactgggcagagagagagaagaagaatatCCTTTATCTCTTCTATGAGGACATGAAGGAGGTAAGGAGAACCCGTGAACTGTCCTATAACATATGGACCCAATATTAACAAAGCATGTTGTGCAAACTCCTACCATCACATCTACTCCTCCAGAATCCTAGACGGGAGGTGGAACGCATCATGAGGTACCTGGACTTGTCGCTCTCCGATGAGGTCATCAGCAAAATTGTGGAGCTCACATCCTTTAAAAAGATGAAGGACAACCCAATGGCCAACTACTCATTCGTCCCAGCACCTGTTTTTGACCACTCTGTCTCTTCCTTCATGAGAAAAGGTGCATCAGTCTGCTCATAGTCTTGTTCAGAAGAAAGATATTGATCAAAATAATTGAAGGTCCAAGTTTCAAAATGAGGATGAGTGATCTGCATTATGTGAATAATGTTTCATGAGCACCTCATTCCACTTCTATGAACGGTCAGTGTGGAGGCCTGACAAAATCCCTGCTATGGTATTATATTGTGTTGTACCATTACAGTTTGTCCTCCACCTGTACTTGCCATTGTACAGAACAGTAGCGCCTCCTAGAGGCTATTAGATTTCTTGCCTTtgcctcagtttttttttttttgagtacaTAATGTTTAATACAACTGAAACAACTAGTTGATTAATTAATTCTCAAATGTGAACTTGCTGTTTGTCCTTTATCCTGTAGTAGGCAATAGTTGATTGAATAACTTGAAGTTTTGGACCATTTTCTAGCCAAAGCAAACAACTTGCTAAGATGCCAAGTTGAGTTTTTAGATATAGTGATGGAGATTAGtggacaaataataataacctgCAGCCTGACCTTTGCGGGGAAAATAATTTACATCTCAGTTATTTGCTTATTCCAGGATATGGTATATTTGATTTCGATATTGAacatcttcctcttttctttctttccaggTGAAGTAGGTGATTGGACAAACCATTTCACCCCTGAGCAATCAAAGAAGTTCGATGAAgattatgaaaaacaaatgaagggAGTCAATATACCATTCAGGACCCTCATCTAACAGATTTTGGGGTTTCCTACCTGCTGCAGCTCTCAAAACCAAAGAAAGATGAAGTGACACTGTGCCACATTCAGAAGGAAGAAATACTGTAAGAATATTGGACAGGAgctaaaaaccaaaaacaaataaataaatactcaCTCACTCAAGTCTGAATGTTAAACACTGTGTACAccaaaagtgtgttttaaattatCAATAAAAATGTGCTCCACAGTACAAATACATGAGTTTGTAATCATCACTTTATTGCAGCTTATTACGTAAACAATATATAAGACCAAAAGTGTTGTGACTGAGTGGATATGTCCATTTTATGCCACAAGACCTCCAACAGAGTCTGCCCACTGCATGGACCCTATAGAGAGCACTGGCAGCTGGAGGCATGGTGGTGGTTTTTCTGCCCATATGAAGTCA
The Scatophagus argus isolate fScaArg1 chromosome 21, fScaArg1.pri, whole genome shotgun sequence genome window above contains:
- the sult1st6 gene encoding sulfotransferase 1C2; protein product: MSKEEKMSYTEAIEKAGTLLTRFPLIPVRGIPLMNYIAQNWDNIWAFRPDPSDLLIATYPKAGTTWTQEIIDLLLHNGDAEACKRAPTPVRSPFLEITSPPPIPSGLDLLKTMDPPRLIKTHLPIQLVPPGFWENKCKTIYVARNAKDNLVSYFYFDCMNKTQPEPGPWDGYIDKFMRGELSWGSWYDHVKGYWAEREKKNILYLFYEDMKENPRREVERIMRYLDLSLSDEVISKIVELTSFKKMKDNPMANYSFVPAPVFDHSVSSFMRKGEVGDWTNHFTPEQSKKFDEDYEKQMKGVNIPFRTLI